AAGTGGCGCCGGCCTTGACCACGCTTATCACCAGGCAGAAGGCCGGGTGCACGTCAAAGCCCACGGCCTCACCGCGACGCGAGCGCGGGTCTGACACGCTGCCCGTGGTGCGCATGTTCACACCGGACGCACATGCGACCTGGCTTATTGCTGCGCTCGACCGGACCGATGGCGATACGGCCTACGGCCTGATCGACCTCGGATCGGGATGCCTGCCCTGGCGACGGTAAAGCTGTCCCGATCTGGCGTCCATCGTCGAGCCGCTCAAGCAGCCCGTGAGACGCAGATCGGTACTTCCAGCCGACGCGGCCGCTGTCGAATACGTTCGACTGGCTCGGAAAACGGTTCGATCACCGATTGACGCATTCCAGCGACCCGGGCAAAAAGTATCGCATTGTGACTATTTCGGTCTTAGCTAAGAC
The sequence above is drawn from the Hyphomicrobiales bacterium genome and encodes:
- a CDS encoding DUF2958 domain-containing protein; protein product: MEVAPALTTLITRQKAGCTSKPTASPRRERGSDTLPVVRMFTPDAHATWLIAALDRTDGDTAYGLIDLGSGCLPWRR